Genomic DNA from Pistricoccus aurantiacus:
CCTGGTGGCCGAAGGCAAAGGCGGTGGCAACGCCCCCAAACCGAGACCGAAGGATTTCATTGCCGGGGTTATCATGTCCCAAGGCACCACCTCGGTCGAGAGTGGTGACCGATTGACGCTGCTGCGCGACGGTAACGATGACGGCACCTATGAGGACCAGACGGTTTTCGCCGAAAACCTCAACGCGCCCTACGGGCTTGCCCTGGTCGATAATGATCTTTTCGTAGCCAACCAGGATGCGCTGGTGCGATTCGATTACGAGGAAGGCCAGACTCAGGCCAGCGGCCCGCCCGAGGTAGTGACGCTGCTACCATCCGAGATCAATCACCACTGGACCAAGGCGCTCACCGCCAGCGCGGACGGACAATTTCTCTACGTCGGCATTGGTTCCAACAGCAACATCACCGAGCGCGGCATGGCGGCGGAAGTCGACCGGGCCGAAATATGGCAGATCGATGCGGAGACCGGCGCGTACAAGCCCTATGCCACCGGCCTGCGCAATCCCACGGCGCTGACCATTCAACCGGAGACAAATCAGCTTTGGGCGGTGGTGAACGAGCGCGACGAACTCGGGCCCAATCTGGTGCCCGACTACCTCACTTCCGTGCAGGAGGGCGGCTTCTACGGCTGGCCCTACAGTTACTGGGGGCAGCACGTCGATTCACGGGTACGCCCGCAGAATCCCGACAAGGTGGAATCGGCAATTTCCCCCGATTACAGCCTCGGCTCACACCGGGCACCGCTTGGCCTCGACTTCTCCACGCCCGCTGTGGGCGACGAATTCGCGGAAGGCGTATTTATCGGCGAGCACGGCAGCTGGAACCGCGCCGATCCCGTGGGTTACAAGGTGGTCTTCGTGCCTTTCAATAACGGCCAGCCTGACGGTGACCCCATCGACTTCGTGACGGGCTTTCTGACCGAGGATAGCAAAACGCGCGGCCGTCCGGTCGGCGTGACCGTCGCCCCGGACGGCGCCGTGATTATTGCCGACGACCTTTCCAACACTGTT
This window encodes:
- a CDS encoding PQQ-dependent sugar dehydrogenase; protein product: MKFSSIRYAAPLSILLIAGTTNANEVERPYGANPTLPEPQRGLLPSMTIPKPAPWGDQKPTVPDGYSITAIATDLKVPRQTLVLPNGDILVAEGKGGGNAPKPRPKDFIAGVIMSQGTTSVESGDRLTLLRDGNDDGTYEDQTVFAENLNAPYGLALVDNDLFVANQDALVRFDYEEGQTQASGPPEVVTLLPSEINHHWTKALTASADGQFLYVGIGSNSNITERGMAAEVDRAEIWQIDAETGAYKPYATGLRNPTALTIQPETNQLWAVVNERDELGPNLVPDYLTSVQEGGFYGWPYSYWGQHVDSRVRPQNPDKVESAISPDYSLGSHRAPLGLDFSTPAVGDEFAEGVFIGEHGSWNRADPVGYKVVFVPFNNGQPDGDPIDFVTGFLTEDSKTRGRPVGVTVAPDGAVIIADDLSNTVWRVTREGN